The following coding sequences are from one bacterium window:
- a CDS encoding PorV/PorQ family protein, whose translation MRRIAILALAALVLPAAAQAELFEKVGTFGAQFLQIGTSARATGMGSAFTAVADDASSVFWNPAGLVEVRGNEFLVSQVEWPADINLSSAVLAMNPKVLPGTFGFSVRSLWLDPMPVRTANRPEGNGETFDAGSVAFGFSYSRFWTDKFSAGFTLNYLHAGLAEEAVNSAGFDFGILYRIGVRNLRLGMVIQNLGGKITFDELPAKMPTTFKVGASFFAVDTKDHKVLASAEFQHPADNAERANVGFEYSMRELLYGRVGYNLNYDSDKLAWGFGVAINTGKDAKALFDYSMVDMQALSYVHRLTLTFIY comes from the coding sequence ATGAGACGCATTGCGATCCTGGCCCTTGCCGCCCTGGTCCTGCCCGCGGCCGCCCAGGCCGAACTCTTCGAGAAGGTGGGCACCTTCGGCGCGCAGTTCCTGCAGATCGGGACCAGCGCCCGGGCGACGGGCATGGGATCGGCGTTCACGGCCGTGGCCGACGACGCCAGTTCCGTCTTCTGGAACCCGGCCGGCCTGGTCGAGGTCCGCGGCAACGAGTTCCTGGTGTCCCAGGTCGAGTGGCCGGCGGACATCAACCTGAGCTCCGCCGTCCTGGCCATGAACCCCAAGGTCCTGCCGGGCACCTTCGGCTTCTCCGTGCGTTCGCTGTGGCTGGACCCGATGCCGGTCCGCACGGCCAACCGCCCCGAGGGCAACGGCGAGACCTTCGATGCCGGCTCGGTCGCCTTCGGCTTTTCCTACAGCCGGTTCTGGACCGACAAGTTCTCCGCCGGCTTCACCCTGAACTACCTGCACGCGGGCCTGGCCGAGGAGGCCGTCAACTCCGCCGGCTTCGACTTCGGCATCCTGTACCGCATCGGCGTGCGCAACCTCCGCCTGGGCATGGTCATCCAGAACCTGGGCGGCAAGATCACCTTCGACGAGTTGCCGGCCAAGATGCCGACGACGTTCAAGGTCGGCGCCAGCTTCTTCGCCGTCGACACCAAGGACCACAAGGTCCTGGCCTCGGCGGAGTTCCAGCACCCGGCGGACAACGCCGAGCGGGCGAACGTGGGCTTCGAGTACAGCATGCGCGAGCTGCTCTACGGGCGCGTCGGCTACAACCTGAACTACGACAGCGACAAGCTGGCCTGGGGCTTCGGCGTGGCCATCAACACGGGCAAGGACGCCAAGGCCCTGTTCGACTACAGCATGGTCGACATGCAGGCCTTGAGCTACGTGCACCGGTTGACGCTGACCTTCATCTACTAG